The following are encoded together in the Thermodesulfobacteriota bacterium genome:
- the pyk gene encoding pyruvate kinase — MANKTKIVATIGPSSTSRPILKKLISAGMNVARLNFSHGNYQDHQKAISDIRSLSKEMNRPVGILIDLQGPKIRTNTLKKGMPALLKKNKTIQITSKYVPGDADIVSTTYKHLAKDVKKGDKILIDDGLIELKVVSKAKGTVTCKIISGGKLNEHKGINLPGVKISAPSLTEKDKKDLLFGIKTGVDFFALSFVRHAKDLKRIKSILKKHKSDIPVVAKIEKPEAIGKLDEILEIADAVMVARGDLGVEMKPEMVPQTQKEIIAKSIMANKPVITATQMLETMTDHPIPTRAEASDVANAIYDGTDAIMLSAETATGRYPVQAVKMMSRIASETERSPFMKYNIQYKKDRHKPVTHAVAQACVNILHEVNARAIVTFSISGKTSKLISKQRPSSPVYAFSPLKKIYNRLSLVWGVTPLLVPPINDTKRIIEAGEKILLSHKFAKKNDLMIIVTGLALKTGSTNLIKIHTIGKED; from the coding sequence ATGGCCAACAAAACAAAAATTGTGGCAACAATCGGTCCGTCATCAACCAGCAGGCCGATATTAAAAAAATTAATCTCAGCCGGTATGAATGTGGCAAGGCTCAATTTTTCACACGGCAATTACCAAGATCACCAAAAAGCGATCAGTGACATACGCAGCCTTTCTAAAGAGATGAACAGACCGGTGGGAATACTCATTGACCTTCAGGGCCCCAAAATAAGAACAAACACGTTAAAAAAAGGCATGCCTGCTTTACTGAAAAAAAATAAAACCATTCAAATCACCTCAAAATATGTGCCCGGAGATGCAGATATTGTGTCCACCACTTATAAACACTTAGCAAAAGACGTAAAAAAAGGAGACAAAATCCTAATTGACGACGGACTCATTGAACTGAAAGTAGTATCCAAAGCCAAAGGGACGGTTACCTGTAAAATTATTAGCGGGGGAAAATTAAACGAACACAAGGGGATAAATTTACCGGGCGTTAAAATCTCTGCCCCTTCCCTGACCGAAAAGGATAAAAAAGATCTTTTGTTTGGCATTAAAACAGGCGTGGATTTTTTTGCACTTTCTTTTGTGAGGCATGCAAAGGATCTGAAGCGTATCAAATCCATATTAAAAAAACATAAATCCGATATCCCGGTCGTTGCAAAAATTGAAAAGCCGGAGGCAATCGGCAAGTTGGATGAAATATTAGAGATCGCAGACGCTGTGATGGTTGCGCGTGGAGATTTAGGCGTGGAAATGAAACCGGAAATGGTGCCTCAGACTCAAAAGGAAATCATAGCTAAATCAATCATGGCAAATAAGCCTGTAATCACAGCCACCCAGATGCTTGAAACAATGACTGACCACCCGATCCCGACCAGAGCGGAAGCCTCCGACGTGGCCAATGCCATTTATGATGGCACGGATGCGATCATGCTTTCCGCTGAAACTGCAACAGGAAGATATCCTGTGCAGGCTGTCAAAATGATGAGCCGAATTGCCTCTGAAACAGAGCGCTCACCTTTTATGAAATATAATATCCAGTATAAAAAAGACCGACATAAACCGGTCACCCATGCCGTGGCACAAGCCTGTGTGAACATTCTTCACGAGGTAAATGCCAGGGCAATTGTGACCTTTTCCATAAGCGGAAAAACTTCAAAGCTGATCTCAAAACAACGTCCCTCCAGCCCGGTTTACGCTTTTTCACCTTTAAAAAAAATTTATAACAGATTATCTTTGGTCTGGGGAGTTACTCCGTTGCTGGTCCCCCCTATTAATGACACCAAACGCATCATAGAGGCGGGCGAAAAAATTTTACTCAGTCATAAATTTGCAAAAAAAAATGATCTGATGATCATTGTCACCGGTCTGGCACTAAAAACCGGTTCCACAAACCTGATCAAGATTCATACAATCGGTAAGGAGGATTGA